The nucleotide sequence CTACCCTCTGTCACGATATCACTGAGACAACCCAATAGGCAATTCCACCTCAGCTCCAAATATTGCGTTATAAAGATGAATAACTCTATCTAATTGTACTTCCCAGTTTCTTTGTATTCACGTTCGTATTATGTACAATTGTCATTAATAAACAATTAGTAATAAACAACCAGGGACAATTGTCTCTCACATCTTGTACAAGGCTACTCAGCCGCACAAGAATGGAATAATCAGCCGCACAAGAACGGAGTAAGACAAGGAAAAGGAATTACAAATACAAAAACAGTAAAAAGCAAGCCTTGTCAAGGCGAACAAGAACCCTCAAAAAAGTTTGTCTTCAATTTTGAAATATTTTGCTAATCTGTCTAGAGTCAGAACATGCACACAACAATAAGTTTAACATTGTCTTCATAGGAAACAAACCACCAAAAACAAGAGCAGAAGAAATAGCTTCATATCTCTATCACTACGTCACAGAAACAAACCCAGCTAGAGGCCAGCTGGAGGATCAACATCTCATGTCTAAGAAAAGCAAAGAGCTTTGCAACTCTGCATCCAGTACTCACTATCACTACGTTTTGTAGATCACTTATGTGCATGTACCAATTAAATGTACCCTTTTCCTGTATGATCTACTTTGTCAGAAATCAAGCCTTTAATTGATTTATCAAATATTACAACAAACTAAATTGCTTCTCAATCCAtgtggcgcggcgtgccgccgcgcactacctgctagtgtttattattcatgctagaattgtattaaccggaaacttagtacatatgtgaatacataggcaaacagagtgtccctagtatgcctcaacttgactagcccgttaatcaaagatggttaagtttcctagccatagacatgtgttgtcatttgatgaatgggatcacaccattagcttagcactatgatcgtttagtttattgctattgctttcttcatgacttatacatgttcctatgactatgagattatgcaactcccaaataccggaggaacacttagtgtgatatcaaacgtcacaacgtaactgggtgattataaagatgctctacaggtctcttcgatggtatttgttgagttggcatagatcgagattaggatttgtcactccgtgtatcagagaggtatctctgggccctctcggtaatgctcatcactataagccttgcaagaaatgtgactaattagttagttgcgggatgatgcattacggaacgagtaaagagacttgccggtaacgagattgaactaggtatgatgatatcgacgatcgaatctcgggcaagtaacataccgatgacaaagggaacaacgtacgttgttatgcggtttgaccgacaaagatcttgtagaatatataggagccaatatgagcatccaggttccgctatttgttattgaccggagatgtgtctcggtcatgtctacatagttctcgaacccgtagggtccgcacgcttaatgttcgatgatgatttgtattatgagtttatgtgatttgatgaccgaaggttgttcagagtcccggatgagatcacaaacgtgacgaggagtctcgaaatggtcgagacataaagaatgatatattggaccatgttattcagacaccggaagtgttccggatattTTCTggtaaaaccagagtgccggaggggttaccggaacccccggggaaactaatgggccaccatgggccttgttggagagagaggagggcagccagggcaggccgcgccccccctagCAGTtcaaattggacaagggaaggggggcggcgcccccctttcctactccctctccctctccttccttccccctctctcccttttggtggaatcctactaggacttggagtcctagtaggactcccctcttgggcgcgccctaggggtcggccggccctcccctcctccctccttcatatacgtggggaggggggcacactaacacacacaagttgatcttttagccgtgtgcggtgcccccctccacagttacacacctcggtcatatcgtcgtagtgcttaggcgaagccctgcgccggtaacttcatcatcatcgtcgccacgccgtcgtgatgacaaaactctcccttggactcaactggatcaagagtacgagggacgtcatcgagctgaacgtgtgctgaacacggaggtgccgtacattcggtgctagtcggatcgtgaagacgtacgagtacatcaaccgcattgataaaatgcttccactttcggtctacgagggtacgtggacacactctccccgctcgttgctatgcttctcctagatagaccttgcgtgatcgtaggatttttttaaatactacgtttcccaacatacttgtgggtcatcaatgtcgCACGATGCATCTCGGCCTTTGGATTCATCACACCACCACCACTAAGCTCGTCGCATACTCTAATGCCGACTAGGCCGGCTGCCTCAACACACGTATGTCTAAAGAGACAAAACACCGACTCTCGGTCTTGTGTCGAGGCGTAGTACCGAGCGGTCGCCAATGCCACAGAGTCAACGTGGCTATGCCAGCTTCTCAGCTAACTCCATCAATCTCTAGCGCGCACCACTATAGTCTATTGCGACAACATCATCTCTATGTACATGCCGAGCACCTGATGCAACATCAACGCATGAGGCATATTAGATCGATCTTCACTTTGTGCGAGAGCATGCCACGCTTGGTGAAATACGCGTTCTTCATGTGCCACAAGCTCGCAGTCCACTGATATTTTGACCAAAGGTTTACCGACAGGCGTCTTCCTCAAACTCTAGTCCAGTCTCAACGTCGGGGAACCCAAAGTTTTGAACAACTCATGCACTATGTGCACATGTACAACCTGCGTGATAGGCATTATCGGCTAGTGTCGTTGTACTCTCTCCCTATCCCCCTCTCTCGTGCAATTGTATATATAAGCACACAATGCCAGTTGATACAATCAGGAAAGAGTTTACACCGCCTAACTCTCTTAGCCATATGTGAAGCTTTCCATGAAGCTTAGATAGGCCACTTGCACATTTTCAGGGTCTAACTCCCCCGCATTTTCATTCTAACtttcttttttttttagaaaattttCAATCTTAACCATGACAGTCAACTTAACCAACAATGGTGTTAAAAAAACTTAACCAACAACGTGCTTTTAAGACATCTCACCACTCATGTCGAACGGTAACCAACAACGTGTTGAAATGAACCCCGCTAAAAAACATGTTGAAGCAAACAACTATATAGAAACTTCCCCGCAAAAACAAATAATAGAATTCATAAACATTAGAATCTAAAAGGAACTCAAAATTAAAGGGGAAATGTTACAAATCAACTGACAGATTACGTCGCTTGCATTGACCGCCTCCCTTTGTTGCCACATGTCCCGTGTGCGCCCTAGTACAGTGCACCCTCGAGTTTCTAGAAATATCCGGGGCAACTCTGTCCCCTTCCTCTAGTGTTTCACCCTCGTTCTTTCAACCCACTTTTTTCGATCTGGATGAAGCCCAAATACTAAGATCTATGCCGGCTACTACAAGGTGCATGCATGAATGGTGTTTGGAAGGCGCTGATGATGCGGGCTAGGGCTCCGCTCGCCACCGCGTGCTTGGCAGATTCATGCCCGTTGCTGCAAGGTGCCGTTGATGCGGGTCAGGGCACCGCTCACCACCGCGTGCTTGGCAGATCCATGCCATTGCTGCAAGGTGCCGTTGATGCGGGCCAGGGCACCACTCATCACCCATGCTAGGCAGATTCATGCCCGTTGCTGCAAGGTGCCGTTGATGCAGGCCAACCCCTTTctcctttcctcctcctctctccttacCCCCCTCTCTTTCCACAAACGAGCTCCCAAACCAACTCTCATGGCGTTCTCTTCTTGGGTGCTTTTCTGCAATAATACCTTTATTGTAAAAAATTCTACAAAAAGAACTATgtataaaatttcataaaaaacattctgcaacaagacctttgttaGGATTTTTTTTTTACAACAAGAGCAAATTCTGTACCAAAACTTTTGTGCAACTAGATCTATGCTGCAAAAAAAATTATGCAACAAGATTCCGCTCAATGCGCTAGATCCAACTGCTCGCGACTTGGCCAATCTTTTAAAAAGTTCAGCTGACTAGCACGCCTCAAATCAAAGAGACTTGGTTTTATCTATTTGATCCGATATACATCGTGAGAAGGCACGGAAAGGCGATTACATCTGATACGGGCTCCCAAATTTAATTTGGCAGGACATTATCTAAGCCATCGAGGAGGAAATTTAACCAGCCGGCACGGAACTCATCACACCCGATCTACACGTACACACAGCAAGCCGGCCCCGACCGACCCCGAACCAGTTCGTTCCGCCCGGTCGCCGCACCACCCGCCGCCTCAAACACCGGCGGTGGTcatgccgcctccgcctcctcggcaacccccgcccccacctcctccgccgccgccgtcttcgcccCCTCCTCTCAGCGCCCACCGCCTCCCTCTCCCGCCCGCGCCGTCCTCTCCCACCTCGCTCCTCCTCGCGCCGGCCCCCTCCCCGTCCCGCGCCTTCGCGCTCCTCTTCCCGGACGCCTCCGCGCGCCTCTTCGCCTCcctccccgcccccgcccccgcctccgccgcgtcGCCCGCCCCAGCTCCCACCCCTGTGCCctccccgctcgccgccgccgcctgcttcgCGCTCCTGCTCCCCTCCTcccacctcctcttcctctccgcgcacccggccccctcctcccccgcGGTCCACCTCCGCGCCTACTCCCTCGCCTCTGCTCGCTTCGCCCCCGCCCCGCTCTCCTTCAAGCGCCACGTCTCGCCCTCCAGCCTGCCCCTCCACGGCCTTCCGTTCGGCCTCGGCGTCCGCCTCGCGGGCGGGGTCAACGCCGTGGCGCTTCTCTCCCTCGCCGCCGGGCAGATCTGGGTGCTTGCACCGAGGATGGCCGCGGACGGGAGGACGCTTGAGCTGCACAAGTGTGCGGTCATCCAGCTCGAGCCAACGCGGCCGGTGTATGCCATGGAGGTCGCCATGGGGAGGCTGCTGCTCGGCGAGGCTGGCGGCGTGCGCGTGTTCCCACTGAGGAGTTTGATGAAGggtgggagggagaaggaggggaggAAGGAGGGTGCCGCGGCATCAGCAAAGAAGAGCTTGCATAAGAAAAACGGGATTCTGAATGGACTGATTGTGCCAGTTGGGCGTGGTAGTGGCGCCCGAGGTGGTCAAGGAGGTGCTGCTTCCGACTGTGAGTATTTCCCGCTTCTGTGAAGCTTTGATTCCGTTTTATAACCAGACAATCAAAGAACTAGCACTAAAGTAATTAGGTTTGCGCTTCGTCGCCGACGATTGCGGGCGCCGttatcttcctgaagacgttgtcgTGGTGCTCCTCTGCGTGCCAGGGTTCCGGGTGAAGACCCTTGTTCCTTTTGGACTTGGCAACGGCGACGGTTTGCGCCGTtttccctggggggggggggggggggggggcgttgtcGTGGAGCTTATGTGTTTAGGGCACCGTGTAGCGCTGCACTCAGTTTTCCCAATGCTTTCTTTTGGTAGCGTAGTCGTACTTCTGCTTGATCCGACTATCTTGGGATCGGCATTGTTTGAGGGCTACCCCACCATCTTGTATCGTTCGTTCGGCCGTGTACTTCGTTTGATGTTTCCTTtattatatataaagcggggcgaaagcctgttttgaaaaaaaaagtaattAGGTTATCAGCTAGGTCTCATGCTCAAAGGTGTGTCTTTGCTATGTGACTTCATATCCGAGTGTTCACCTCGGATGTTCAAGACAACGTAAATGTGCCAGTGGAAATGATGAAATATGAAATGTCTTATCAATTCATATTGTAGGAGTATTTCTTTTTCATTGCAAACAAGGAATATTTGGTTATTTCCATTAATTTAATTGTGTGCCCCTCTAGTTGTCCCACACTTCACTTTCTGTTTGCTGGGTCAGTTAATGGTCTTCTTTTTCATATATGACAGTAAAGGAGCAAAAGCTGGAAGCGTATTTTTCCTGTTATAAGCAAACTATTTACATGTCTATGTTATGCCTATTCTTATGTTATCTCGGCCCCATTTTCCCCAACTGGTGGCATTTTTTTATGAGCAAACATATTTGAATTGACTAATTTGCATCTAAGCCATAATCATTTCAAACTCAAAATTCCGTAGAGATAAACAACATTCGTTACCGCATGGTAATTCGTTATGTGGATGGGCACCAGACAAACTTTTATTCTGTTCATAGTCATAGATATTGCTAGGTGCTCACATATGTTGCGTGCCATATTTACTAGGACTGTGCTGATGTAAATGGCAAATAAATAGAAGGTGAGTACTTCACTGGGTCTTGGGGGCAGGTCCGTGCAGACATGACGATCAATCCTGACCTGTACCAGTACCAACATCTCCTGGATTAAATTGATTTATTTCTTGAGCCAAATCTACCGCGTAGGATTTCTAGTAGTATATattaataagtactccctccgtaaagaaatataagaaatATAAGTTTTCTGATTCCACTAGCCTCTCGAAGGACCCCTTGTCCAGAGGATGTACTGTATGTGAATAATCACTAGGACGTGTGTCAACTATATAGCATTCTCAGATAGTTACACAGCAATTCATATCTGGTTCCTTTCAGACACGCTAACTTACAAGCAAAACTCGTAATTGGTACTGCTACTAGAGTTAGTTGTATTCATAGAGTCTTAAACAAGGTTTATGATTCTCCACTTGTACTGCTTGCAGCTGTATTTTCGCAAAATCAATTAATATGTTTCCAATTTATTCTTTCAGGTAAGCTTACAACCTTGAGGGTAAAACAGAATTCAGGGAGCTATTCATCTTTCTTTTTGGCATTTAATCAAGAGGATCATAACTCTCAAGGTGGTGTTAAATTGATAAAATTAGTTAAAGCTGTTTCAATCCAACCTtcttccaaggacaagtttttaGTACTTGATTCAGCTGGAGTGATACATGCCTTCAGTCTTCGAAATGCTGAATTGGAACCGGAAGCTGCCAAAACATGTTTTTTGGATTGTGCCATGAAAGTCCAATTGTTTGCTGTTTTCCCAAGTAGCTCTACGAGTGAGTTTTTGTACTGGCTCTGTTCTTTTTACATTGTGGTGGTTTACTTAATTAATAAATGTGTTCAGAGCATTTGTGCAGAGACACAGATTCTTTGGGTTTCAGATGGTGGACATTCCATACAAATATTGTCACCATTGCCGGCATTTGATGTCAAGTCTCCTAAAAGCGACGATGATTTTAGTGATGAGGAAAGAGAGTTAGCAACCATTAAGCTCTCAGGTTTGTAGCATTGACTTGGTTCTTTTGTTCTCGTTATTTTTTTAATTCGTAACTTAGTCAGATTCTTTAAAAAGTGTGTATTTATTGTCAATTTATTAGAATTCTGAAATGTACCGCCTATTGAAGTATTAGTTCAAACACTGGTTTACATCATTTACATGTTTAACCTCGGAAGTTTATTCACAGTACTTAAAAAACACATAGTAATTGTTCAGAAGAGTAGCATTACCTATTATTCACTTTTTATATTGGCCAGTTTTCTTATCTTCCCACAGATAATGGGAGTGAGTTCATTTGGTTTAGGTGGTCTATATAGTGCTTTCCAGCAGGTAGATCATAACCTTCTTTTCCAGGGGATTAACTTCTGTTGTCCTGCAGCTACTGAAGCCATCTTCACTAGTGAAAAGGTTCAAGACATTGTACATATCTCCAAGGATTCCGTGCTTATCCTTGGCCAAGGTATGAGATAGTGATGTATCTTGAAGCTGAACATTTTGGATTGTGATAAATCTGTTGATATATCGGTTTTGTTTCAGTTCTTCCTTCTCTTATTTTCAATTTTTCTGAACATCATAAATGCTGTTTTTTCAGGCAACATGTTTTTATATGGAACTGCTTGAATTTGGCTTGTTATCATATTCGTGGTAAATCTATCTAAAGAACTTTCTGTCTTTTCCATTTTCACATTCATTGGTTTAGTCTACACCCACATAATTTTTTTTTTGATATCAGGTGGAGACACAGCTGTTGTTTAGATCATGAGTGTGCAGTTTTGGATGGTTTTTTGGCCAACGACAGGGTGGGTTCAATGATTAATAGCTATTTATCACTTGGAAGGCCACTCTTGTGTTGTTCTCTAATGCTTCCCCCTTTTTTCAAGTGCAGTGTTTGTTAATCTTGAAGACATACTTGTTCACCTGTTTTTGGAAGTCATGAGCACCATTAGTCTTTTAATTTCAGTAAGCAGAGTAAAACTCATGACTTGGATGACAACCAGCAAGAGTTGAAAGGTGCAGGCCATTCTATGCTGTCTCGACTGTCTGAAAGCAACATTGCAAAACTCGGAGCCATCTTTCAGCACAGCTCGTCGATACTTCTGAGCAGGTGATGCCACATTATGCAATGCGTGGATTACAACAACTGGGCTGTTGTCTATTCACATTTCTGCACGCCGGGACAAGGGCATTTCTGGTTGCTATGGCTGCACGAAGGGGTGGCTGCAGGCTGCAGCCCTGTGCCCAGGCTCAGCTGTGGTTGATCACCGCCAAGTGCCGCTCCCTTGGTGGTGGACTAGGAGGTTAATCCTACTGCAGCAGGGAGACTGGGCTGTGGAGCTGAGTGTGGTGTGTTCTTTCTTGTAGTAGTTGCCAGGCTCTGGGTGCCTCAGAAACCAATAATGTAGCACTATTTCTGTAAGGTCAGGCCTAAGCTGGAACGATTGGTAAGGTCGTCCATTTAATTATGATGTGAGTTTTGCTACAGCCTGCTAGTTTGTGGTTGTTGATGAATAATATCGAGACCTAGTTATTTGTTTCCTTTTGTTTTGTTTgttcgttcacaaatataagatgttctggATATTTCAGTATGGACTAAATATATACTGAAATGAGTTAACAAAGGGAAAATGCATTGCAGCTCTCAGGTGCCACATACCCCTATATGAGTATAGCATTAAGAAAAATAtcaggaaatttcaaaaaaatctgaaattttgggaTATGAAACACGAGTGCACATTGTACATCCGTGTTCATTTTCGTGGGGAATGGATGATTACGATCCGACATATGTTACACCTAGTTTTTTTTTGCTACACATACTTTTGTCTTTTTACTGACATTACCACGGGTACCCATTCCTCACGAAACTGAACACGTGTGTACAACGGGCACCCAGGTTTCATATCTCAAAAATTCAGACTTTTTTGAAATTTCCTAATATGATTTTTACTGCCATATTTAtataggggtgtgtggcacccgAGAGCCACAAATCCTCTTCCGTTAACAAAGACACTAGaacgtgtctatatacattcgGTGTGCAAAAAAGTTACTGTAAACAtcttactccctctgttcactattataagatgttgaTGCTCCATTTCACTCATGGGCGGCCGATACCTGGTCTAGTGGTCTGGTCATCGAGCTGCAGTGTTCTGTAAAATGGGCTCTAAATTTCCAGGGCATGAAATTGATCTTCATAGTATCATACTCCATGTTTCGTAATGTAGTGCGTATATtaaaacattacaaactttgactaTGTTTATAGAATATGTATATTTAAATTAAACAATGCATATCATTGGATACATAATCATTTATATTTTCATGTTGTATATGTTTAAAATTGTATATGTAAATGGTTTTCTctttaaacttggtcaaagtttggtTAGTTTGACTTTAAACAAAATCTATACACACTATGTTATTGAACGGATAGAGTATATGCAAGTGATTGCTTTATTTATGGATGCTCGTAACAGGCGAAGGTTCGTCGGGGAAGGTAGCACACACGAACGTTTTAGGTGACACTTTTAGTTCTGAGTGGGTGGTAATTTCTTCAGAGTGACATGACATTTTTTTCTAGAGAAGACATTTTTCATTTAAGAACTGCTGTCGTTTGATTTTTCTTCACAACTAAAACTTTTATCAAATGACGTTCGCTTGTCACCCCTCTCCCAGCGAACATCAGCTGGGTAACATTAccgttatttatttatttcctcccCGTTGCCGCACCAATTGTTGCTGTGATTTCAAATCGATATGGTAGGTGTATTTTGTCTATTCTGGTGACAAGTGACTGCCGCCACTTCCGCCGTGCAGGACGATACCTCCTTTTCCTTCCTCAAATGTTTCATCCAGCCGCCTACCAGCTCTCGGCGCGACATTCTCCGGCCCCGCTTCAATCTCCCCCTCGTTCTCATCTTGGTATTTCTTTCCCTTCTACCCCCCGGCTCATCCCATAGGGAGTACGTGGTTGCCGCCTTTGGGCTCCTCCTACACAGATCAGCCCCTGCTTGCTTGTGCACACGCTATCCATGTCCCATGCACGCACACGCAAGGTGTTTGATAGAATGCCTATGAGGAAATGAACTGTGGATTCTTAATTAATGATCAGGTATGCTTTGAATAATTTGGGCTGGTGGTGGTTAAAATGCTTCTTTTTAGCGAGGGAAAGTTTAAATGCTTTAATTTCTTAATGCCTTATTTGGCTTAGAGCAGGTGCATATTCGTGAGGACCTGAAACATAGTCTTGGTAAAATTGCTGTCTGACTTGTAGTCTTTTATACAGCATTCTGAAAGCATGTTTGAAGGAATATCTACTACGTATAGCACTTAAAGCCTCCAGTTCTATGAAAGTAGTTGGATGCTCTTCACCTGCTTGCTACTGAGAAATTCTTTCGTATTCTCTTTTGTGACAAGAGAACTAGTCTAAGAAAATGGACCAGGGAGACCTGAAATACTTGAGAACGCCGGACAGGCTAGAATACAAGCCGAGAATAAGTTGTTAGACTAGCCACAATTCCACCTCTATGACATTATCTCCTTGTACTTAGCTCAAGAAGTAGATTATCAACACCAAGTTATACAATTGACGCGTTACAGTTCTATTTCTACTACATAACTGGCATATTATTCTTATTGCCATTAACTCAAGAAGTAGATGATCTGTTCTAGGAGATATGATAGCAGAAGGTGGTTTCACTCGCCCTCTACCTCATTTGCAAGCAGTAATCTACCTTTACCTTGTTCAGCTTCACTACCACCTTGTCCATTGCGGTTCTTTCATCAGGCATCGTTGATGAGCACTGTAAACTCAACTCTATTACAGATGCAAGGCATGTGTTGAGAATGATAGACTGCTCTCTCGATGTGCTTTCATCGCTAGCATGGCAATCACTCTTGATTCCTTGTGATAGAACTTCGTTGTCGACAACATCTATAAGCCTGGTTGGAAATGCTTTAGTAACCCATTGCCGCAAGCTGAGCTCCTCACCGAACAGCGGGCTAGTGGGTCTTTTCCCCGTGAAGACCTCCAGCATCATGATCCCATAGCTGAACACATCGCTCATGCGTGATGCTTTACCAGTTGATCCATACTCTGTTCATTACGCATATGAAAACATAatggaaaataagaaaaaaaatcttTATTTGTAAACGTTTGGTTTGTTGAAAAGATAGGTAAGTTCAATACCTGGTGCCATGTAGCCGATTGTTCCGGGCAGGTTTGTTAACGCAATGGAGTTATCATCACCCAACAACAACTTGGCAATGCCAAAGTCAGCGATGTGCGCAGTCATGTCTGCGTCCAGCAATACATTGCTAGGCTTCAGATCACAATGAAGAACAACCTCGGTGTGCTGGTGGTGGAGGTACTCCATCGCCATCGCTACATCTAGCATAATTTCTAACCTCTTGAGGAACCCCAAACCCTGAGGGCTGTTGCTTGAGTGCAGCCAACTATCCAAACTCCCATTTGGCATGTACTGGAGCACCAGGGCCTTGAATTCAAAGTTGGAGCAAGTGCTAAGTATTTTCACTAGGTTCCGGTGACGGGCCATGCGCAGAGCACGACACTCTGCATCAAAACTCACAGAGGCTCCTTCATGTTGCATGTTGAGCACCTTTACTGCAACAATTGATTCGTCATCCAGTTGTCCCTTGAAGACTTTGCCAAAGTTCCCAGATCCAATCAGATTGTCCTCACTGAAGTTTTCTGTAGCACGAACAAGCTCGTGGAATGATATTAAGCGGTAGTTGATTATGTTGGATTCCGAGGGAACTGATGTCTTTTTGCACTTCTTGATCTTTGTTCTGATTAATATGCACAAGCAGGTAGCCAAAATTGCAACTCCCCCGGCTACAGGAAGTATAATTTTTATCAACGATTCCGGTGATTTATGATGGCTCTGACAGGGTGAAATGCCTAGACGTGAGAGGCCACAGAGAGCATCGTTTCCTCTCAAAGACTGAAGTGTGATGTTTGAGAAAATTCCTCTATCCGGTATCGGACCATCTAGTTTATTGAAAGAGAGGTTCAGGCTAGTGAGGAAGGTCAGATTGGCCAGTGACTTTGGTATGGTACCCCGAAGGGAATTGTATGATAGGTCCATGGTCTCTATGCTGACTAGCTCTCCAAATGAGTTTGGGATTTGTTCCTGGAATGAATTGTTTGACAGGTTCAGGTAGGTGAGCATCTGGAGCCTGCCCAAGGAATCCGGTAAGCCACCGGTCATAAGATTGCTTGAAAGATCCATTTGAGCAATTTGTTTTACTTGGCTAACATCTCTCGGCAGTGGACCAGTCAGCATGTTGTATGCCAGATTAAGACTGATGAGCTTTGAGAGGCGCCAGAGACTGAAGGGTATGGTCGAAGACAGTGAGTTAAGAGAAGATGTCATGTACTGCAGCTCACTTAGATTACCCATAGTGCTCGGTATCGGGCCAGACAACTGGTTTTTATCAAGATATAATCGTACTAGGCGTGTTAATCTGGAAATTTCTTCTGGGATGGCGCCGGTCAAGGTGTTGTTGGCAAGGTTGAGTTCTTGGAGATTGTTCAGTGTAGTGACGGATACAGGGATGGTCCCGCTCAGTTGGTTTCCGTCGAGATCAATTGTGGTAAGGCTGCTAAGATTTGCAATTGTATCTGGAATGCTCCCTGTTAGGCTGTTAGAACTTGCTATGAAGTACTGGAGTTGTGAAGTAAGGTTTCCCAAATAGTCAGGTATGCTTCCTGCAAACGAATTGGACGATATGCCAAGGGTACTCAGGTTCTTGCAGTTGGAGAGTGCATGGATAAAGTTTAGCTTCCCGCTAAGCTTGTTTCCATCCACATACAAGCCTGTAAGACTACGAACATTCCCAAACGTGGTTGGAACTGATCCAGTGAAGGCATTGAGTGTCAGATCAAGAGTTTTTATGCTTGATATATTGCCTATGGATTCAGGAATTTTACCTGTTAGGAGGTTTGTCGAAAAGCTCAAGTAATTGAGGTTTCTCAAATAGCCTATTTGAGGTGGAATTTCTCCTTCCAGCTGGTTGACACTAAGATCAAGCATGACAAGGTCTGTGCGGTTGCTTAGCTCAACCGGGATCTTACCGACGAGGTTATTTGCCGACAGTAGAATAGTAGAAAGCCGAGGCATTGTTGCTAACCATGCCGGTACAGGACCAGTGAAGTTATTAATGGAGATAGAAAGAAGCTCAAGTTTGTTGGATCTGGCCAGTGCCGGCTGGATTGGGCCAGTAAAATGATTCGAAGAAAGACCTAGTTTTTGTAGCATGGGGAGGCTAAAGCTCTTGTTGCCAGGGAGGGAGCCGAAAAGATTGTTGTTCCCCAAACCGAAGATTCGGAGCATGGACATGTTAAAGATGGCAGCAGGGACAGTGCCAGTAA is from Triticum aestivum cultivar Chinese Spring chromosome 3A, IWGSC CS RefSeq v2.1, whole genome shotgun sequence and encodes:
- the LOC123061809 gene encoding probable LRR receptor-like serine/threonine-protein kinase At3g47570, with amino-acid sequence MALLVLVLTTVAFSLLLPGTAALDQPANATDDDLSALLAFRTSVRDPRGVLRRSWTARTPFCGWLGVSCDARGRRVAALSLPGMPLGGAIPPELGNLSFISHLNLSNTGLAGVIPAELGRLARLRHLDLDENRLSGTIPSALGNLTELQYLHIGYNSLSGAIPTQLRALRNLRYINLNSNDLSGTIPIGLFNNTPNLSVIWFGRNRLAGSIPEAIGHLRKLEILVLELNLLTGTVPAAIFNMSMLRIFGLGNNNLFGSLPGNKSFSLPMLQKLGLSSNHFTGPIQPALARSNKLELLSISINNFTGPVPAWLATMPRLSTILLSANNLVGKIPVELSNRTDLVMLDLSVNQLEGEIPPQIGYLRNLNYLSFSTNLLTGKIPESIGNISSIKTLDLTLNAFTGSVPTTFGNVRSLTGLYVDGNKLSGKLNFIHALSNCKNLSTLGISSNSFAGSIPDYLGNLTSQLQYFIASSNSLTGSIPDTIANLSSLTTIDLDGNQLSGTIPVSVTTLNNLQELNLANNTLTGAIPEEISRLTRLVRLYLDKNQLSGPIPSTMGNLSELQYMTSSLNSLSSTIPFSLWRLSKLISLNLAYNMLTGPLPRDVSQVKQIAQMDLSSNLMTGGLPDSLGRLQMLTYLNLSNNSFQEQIPNSFGELVSIETMDLSYNSLRGTIPKSLANLTFLTSLNLSFNKLDGPIPDRGIFSNITLQSLRGNDALCGLSRLGISPCQSHHKSPESLIKIILPVAGGVAILATCLCILIRTKIKKCKKTSVPSESNIINYRLISFHELVRATENFSEDNLIGSGNFGKVFKGQLDDESIVAVKVLNMQHEGASVSFDAECRALRMARHRNLVKILSTCSNFEFKALVLQYMPNGSLDSWLHSSNSPQGLGFLKRLEIMLDVAMAMEYLHHQHTEVVLHCDLKPSNVLLDADMTAHIADFGIAKLLLGDDNSIALTNLPGTIGYMAPEYGSTGKASRMSDVFSYGIMMLEVFTGKRPTSPLFGEELSLRQWVTKAFPTRLIDVVDNEVLSQGIKSDCHASDESTSREQSIILNTCLASVIELSLQCSSTMPDERTAMDKVVVKLNKVKVDYCLQMR
- the LOC123061808 gene encoding atherin isoform X2, giving the protein MPPPPPRQPPPPPPPPPPSSPPPLSAHRLPLPPAPSSPTSLLLAPAPSPSRAFALLFPDASARLFASLPAPAPASAASPAPAPTPVPSPLAAAACFALLLPSSHLLFLSAHPAPSSPAVHLRAYSLASARFAPAPLSFKRHVSPSSLPLHGLPFGLGVRLAGGVNAVALLSLAAGQIWVLAPRMAADGRTLELHKCAVIQLEPTRPVYAMEVAMGRLLLGEAGGVRVFPLRSLMKGGREKEGRKEGAAASAKKSLHKKNGILNGLIVPVGRGSGARGGQGGAASDCKLTTLRVKQNSGSYSSFFLAFNQEDHNSQGGVKLIKLVKAVSIQPSSKDKFLVLDSAGVIHAFSLRNAELEPEAAKTCFLDCAMKVQLFAVFPSSSTKHLCRDTDSLGFRWWTFHTNIVTIAGI
- the LOC123061808 gene encoding RE1-silencing transcription factor isoform X1; protein product: MPPPPPRQPPPPPPPPPPSSPPPLSAHRLPLPPAPSSPTSLLLAPAPSPSRAFALLFPDASARLFASLPAPAPASAASPAPAPTPVPSPLAAAACFALLLPSSHLLFLSAHPAPSSPAVHLRAYSLASARFAPAPLSFKRHVSPSSLPLHGLPFGLGVRLAGGVNAVALLSLAAGQIWVLAPRMAADGRTLELHKCAVIQLEPTRPVYAMEVAMGRLLLGEAGGVRVFPLRSLMKGGREKEGRKEGAAASAKKSLHKKNGILNGLIVPVGRGSGARGGQGGAASDCKLTTLRVKQNSGSYSSFFLAFNQEDHNSQGGVKLIKLVKAVSIQPSSKDKFLVLDSAGVIHAFSLRNAELEPEAAKTCFLDCAMKVQLFAVFPSSSTKTQILWVSDGGHSIQILSPLPAFDVKSPKSDDDFSDEERELATIKLSATEAIFTSEKVQDIVHISKDSVLILGQGNMFLYGTA